The Betta splendens chromosome 24, fBetSpl5.4, whole genome shotgun sequence DNA window GTCTGTTTATGAAGATGATCAGTGCTTTACACCGGTTGTCTGATGCTACAGTGTATCACCTCCTGGTAATAGTCTGCCTGTGCCTCCCCAGGAACGACCCAGACATCCTGGTGGGCTACGAGGTACAGATGCATTCTTGGGGCTACCTGCTCCAACGGGCCGCAGCGCTTGGCGTGGACCTGTGTCAACAGCTGTCACGTGTGCCAGGTGAAGGTTTCATTTTAGGCTGCCTAACATTTAAGGAACCAGCCAAACATATGATAAAAACATGGAAGCTGTGGCTTTTAAAAGTAAATTTTCAGTGACGTTTAACTGTAATTTCTTGTTTTACTGTCAGGAACTCCAGTAGATTCTAAACTGATGCTGGCACAGTGAATATGGAACCTGAGACTGAATTAGACTTTGtcaaatgtgtttcttttttcttagGCGACTCCAAAGAGAACCGCTTCGCTGCAGAGAGGGATGAGTACGGAGCTGACACCATGTCCGAGATCAACATCATCGGACGCATCACCCTCAACCTGTGGAGGGTGATGAAGACTGAGGCAGGTGTCTGCATGACCTCCACTGTGGCTGTTTCCGTCTCTACATGACAGCACTGAATCCTGTACGTCACAGTATCCAAACAGTAAAACTGTACTCGTCTTTTCTGTCCAGGTGACATTAAACAACTACAGCTTTGAGAATGTGGCTTTCCACGTGCTTCACCAGCGCTTCCCGCTGTACAGCCCCCGCACGCTGTCTGACTGGTTTGACCACAACACCGACTTGTACAGGTTTGTGGCAATACGTCATTGTAAATATGGAACATGTTAGACGCCTAGTGAACAGTTAGGTCTTAACACAAGTGAACTGAGGGGATGATTCCACCAAAGGTTGTCTACGGATGGATGCTAAACCCCTGTCGCCTGCTGAACCTGGCCTGTATTGTTTGCTTGTTAAAGCTTTGGTCTACAAGACAATGCTACTGTTTGTCTCACTGTAGGTGGAAGCTTGTCGACCACTATGTAAGCCGAGTGCACGGCACCATACGGCTTCTGCAGCAGCACGACATCATTGACAGAACCAGTGAGCTGGCCAGACTCTTTGGGATCCAGTTCCTTCATGTTCTGACCCGAGGATCACAGGTACCAGACACATAAAGCAACAAATATCAGTCCCATGACTCTATCAGGTGTTTATTTACTCAGCACATGCACTGATGAAGCTGACATGCACGGAATATGCAAATGTGAGTATGAATTGCATCCCTACAGTACCGTGTTGAGTCCATGATGCTCCGTCTGGCCAAGCCTCAGAACTACATCCCTGTGAcgcccagcatccagcagcgggcccagcagagggcgccgcAGTGCATCCCCCTGGTGATGGAGCCCGAGTCTCGTTTCTACAGCAACTCTGTGGTCGTCCTAGACTTCCAGTCGCTCTACCCGTCCATCATCATCGCATACAACTACTGCTTCTCCACCTGCCTCGGCCACATCGACAGCTTGGGAACGTAAGGACACAGCTCAGCCTGCTGCCAGGAACATCTGTTTCCACTGCTGCATTTCTTCCTCTATTATTTTAATCGAGCCCTGCATGTTAGAAAAACTAGATTTTGCACATACTGCTGTAGCTGCATAGCAACAGCAGAAACAACTTTCCAATATGCCTTTGGCTGTTACTCCAAGGTAACGGGGAAAATGGTGCCTGGCAAACGCCAACATCCTCAGTTCACATCTCTACACACTCAGGAGTAGAAAGTGACTCATCAGCGGTTTACTTTGGAAGCTTTACGTTGTCTAGTTCCAGCCTGTTCCGTGTAAACAACAATGTATAAAACCTGAGACATCCGTCTTTGGATGAGTCATTCTAAGGCGGCTCCTGTTACCAGGCTGCAGGTACGACCACCTGGGATTTGAATGGTTTAGATCCATCTAACCATTTTTAGTTTCTAAAGAGGGACTGCACTGACGTTTCCTTTTCCTGATACTGTACTGATACTCCATCTAGCTGAAAAAGTCCACGTTGCCGCAATttttcacttacagtacaagCAGACCAGTATTTTATTAGAGTGTATCTGCTCAGTGACCGCGagaatgaatgtgtgaatgatGATTGTGCTTGTCTCAGGGCTGACGAGTTTAAGTTTGGCTGCACCTCCCTGCGGGTTCCTCCAGAGCTCTTGTACCAACTCCGGAGCGACATCACCTTGTCACCCAATGGCATTGCTTTTGTCAAGGTACAGAACCTTTGCACCTCTGATGAACGGCCGCCTTCTCTTGTTGTGCCAGTGTGTtcctttcacttttctttgtaataGAAAGCATCCAATTCATAAACAGACTGCACATGGCGCTGCACGGTGCTGTACCGTCCTTCATGACACACCCATCTAGGATCAGGGCCGTACTGTGTCTCAGCATGTTTGCTGGTGAATGCAGTGTACAAAGTTTTAGGAGTTTATTCCTAAAACTCcttgatgtacagtagaagtTGCTTCTGAACACTCATCTGGCTTACAGGCAGGAGCATGACTAGTCACAGAAAATCCTGTGATGTCattgtaaaagtaaaaatgtttcTGTTCATCAGTGTAGGTTTATGTTACAGCCCAGCACTGATAGAGCCACGATGTTGCCACGTTGCGTTTAACATTCATTGAGTCTGCTGTTTTTTCCTGTCCAGTCAACTGTTAGGAAGGGAGTCCTGCCCAGTATGCTGGAGGAAATCCTCAACACCAGGATCATGGTGAAGCAGTCGATGAAGTCCTACAAGCACGACAAAGCCCTGATGAGGCTGCTGCATGCTCGGCAACTTGGACTCAAGCTCATTGCTAATGTCACCTTCGGCTACACCTCTGCCAACTACTCTGGAAGGATGCCCAGCGTGGAGGCAAGTTCTCCTCCTGGGGGTTGGGTCCCGTTGTCTCCGCGATGCTGCACCCCTGcaatgtttacacacacacacacacacacacacacacacacacacacagtatgcagTATGTTTatgctcctctttctccttttccacCAACACTGAGACTGGAACAAACTCTGTACATCTGTGCTGCATGCCAGACAGAAACCAGTTCTCCAGCTGTCTGTGGCATGACAGCATGCCCTCACCAGCTGTGATGTTGGTAAACTAAACCATGTGAAACCTGTGCTTTCCAGGTGGGAGACAGCATCGTGCATAAAGCCAGAGAGACCCTGGAGAGAGCTGTCAGGCTGGTCAACGACACTAAGAAATGGGGCGCACGTGTCGTCTACGGCGacacagacaggtaggcagTGTTAGCGCCTTTCCCCTGTTTGACAGGTGACTTACTAACGAGCTGCTTTGCATCTGCTCTCTACAGCATGTTTGTTCTCCTGAAGGGAGCCACCAAGGAGCAGGCCTTTAAGATCGGCAACGAGATCGCTGAGGCAGTGACTGCAACCAACCCCAAGCCTGTCAAGCTCAAGTTTGAGAAGGTAAAGCTTCAGTAGAGCTTCAGACACAGACATCCTTTTCCACGTACAGGTGCTGTATGTGTTCCTTGTGTCCCAGGTCTACCTGCCCTGCGTCCTGCAGACTAAGAAGCGCTATGTGGGCTACATGTATGAAAGCCTCGACCAAAAGGAACCCCTGTTTGATGCCAAAGGGATTGAGACGGTGCGACGCGACGGCTGCCCTGCTGTTTCCAAGGTAAATTAGACTCCCCCCAGCCCATTCCACTGTGATGTACACCATAACAGCCACACCAGAGGGGCCAAACTTTCTAGTCAGAGAGAAGTTTTAATGACCCACTAATTATTACATTCTAGTTCCCACTACTCTGCATTTACACTGGTGTTGAATTGATGAATTTCATCATTCTGTCTGTGTACAAATTCACGTCCTTTCTAGATTCTGGAGCGCTCCATTAAGTTGTTGTTTGAGACTCGGGACATCAGCCAGGTAAAGCAGTTTGTGCAGCATCAGTGTGCAAAGGTTCTGGACGGCCGGGCCAGCATGCAGGACCTGACCTTCGCTAAGGAGTACAGAGGGAGCGGCTCATATCGACCTGGAGCCTGCATCCCTGCGCTGGAGctcaccaggtgtgtgtgtgtgtgtgtgtgtgtgtgtgtgtgtgtgtgtgtgtgtgtgtgtgtgtgtgtgtgtgtgtgtgtgtgtgtgtgtgtgcgtgtgcgcgtgcgtgcgtgcatgtttaTTTGTATCAAAGcgagaaataaataataaataacattttccCACCAAAGTGAGTACAGTTTGGCTGGTCCTCACTTCCTATTTGAGGGTTAAATTGTGATTATAAGgctaaggttagaattgagttttggttcagattagaacAGAgttagacatctgcctttagttgtgatagTTAGGcatagggtaaggggctagagAAGGCATTATTTAAATGTAGGACCTcactttggtgtgtgtgcgtgcgtgagtgtgcgcatgcacatttgtgtgtgtgcgtgcgtgcacatttgtgtgtgctgtgcatggCTGATAACtgaataacaaacaaaacaacttaGTTTAATCCAAATcagtttgttctgtgtgtggtgAAGTAGGAGCTCACTGTCTACTCCAGTTACAGTCCTCAGTGTGAGTCCAATTACTCCTTTCTCACCGTGCTCATTGTCTGGATCTCTAGCCTGCGTTAACAGTACCCAAgtctgttgctaggcaacccaGCTCTCAGTGGGTAAAAGAAAAATCATATTTTTGAGGTCTGTGTAAGAAGGCAATATTGCccttgttcttctgcagcagcagagtcattGCACAGTAGTTAATGAGGTATGTACAGTTGGGAGCATCCTGGTGAGAGTGCAGTCTGGGCCCACTGCTCCCAGTAGACAGACAGGCGGCTGCTAATGGTGTGTTTGACTCGTCTCAGGCGTTTGATGGCGTACGACCGGCGCTTGGAGCCACGAGTGGGCGAGCGTGTGCCCTATGTGATCGTGTACGGGCTCCCCGGCGTGCCCCTGATCCAGCTGGTGAGACGTCCCATGGAGGTTCTGCAGGACTCCAGCCTCCGCCTCAACGCCACCTACTACATTACCAAGCAGATCCTGCCTCCGCTGGCACGCATGTTCCAGCTGATCGGAGTGGACGTGTTGAGCTGGTACCAGGAGCTCCCCAGGGTGAGAAGGCATGATGGTGTCATGATGCTGTGTGGAAGCAGGAAGGCATGAAGTTGTCGTTTTAgccatgtaaaaaaaaagggcaCTAACAAAGGGATGTAAAGAGCACAAAGCAGTTTTTCTTGTGAGTCGTGCCGACACTAGAATGAGGCTCATgaaactgcagagctgctgctggtgctgctacTTCACCTGGTGCTGTTGAGCACACACGCCATCTGCTGGCAGAGCATTCCTACTGCCATTCATGACTGCTTTTGGCCATGCGGCCTAAATATTCAGATTTCTCTACATGGACTGTTTATTAATTTTGGTTAAAGTTTTTCCCTCATCTCCCTGCCCAGATCCAAAAAGTGTCCTGCTCGTCAGCGGTGGCTGGAGAGGAGGTGGGCAGGAAGGGAACCATATCCCAGTACTTCACCACACTCCACTGCCCCGTGTGCGACGAGCTGACGCAGCTGGGCGTGTGCTCAGGCTGCCGTGCCGAACCCCAGCGAGTGGCTGTTACACTCTACCAGAACATGAGACAGTGGGAGAGTCAGcaagagcaactgctgaaggtGAGAGGCTGAGCTCCAGATGTCTAATAATGTGTGGGTGACTATCAGTGGCACAGAATGGaaagtgatgttttattttactgttctCTGCCAAAGACTAAGAAGTTAGTTTAACTTTAAACATCTTATAGATTTATAGTGATGACTACATTCTAAAATCAGCACTCAGCAGCCACAGCTCTTTCATATCTACCTTCAACAACATGTTGATCGGTTTGGATATGTAACAGTACATATTTAAAAGAAGCTGGATCACTTCAGGGTTCAGGTGTGCTCCCACACAGATAGGATATAATGTTGCTTGTTCGCTCAGTGTACATGCACTGAAAGAACGTGAACATGCAAGTGGTGAACTGAGACTCAAATCTGGACGCATCTGTGCCGAGGCTGTTTCCTCACCACTCTGTTTGTACTGTTTCCCCAGATCTGCAGGAACTGTAGCGGCTGTGCAGAGCGGCAGGTGCCCTGCGTGTCCCTGGACTGTCCGGTTCTGCACAAGCTGTCCCGTGTGGGCAGACAGCTATCCAGGGTCCCCTACCTCCGACAGCTGGTGGAGCAGTTTTGACTGGCTCCCGGAGCCACTCGCTAATCTGGTGCTAAAATCCCCCTCCCCCGCTCTCCATCAGTGTCGGATTGTCCATTGAGTTTTAATGGTGCTTCAATAAACCCATTTGGGTTTCCACTCATACCTCATTTGTTCCAGGTGTTTTTGTGCAGACTTTGTGAGCATACCGGGTTCATGCTCGTTGTTAAAAGGCCATGCTTTACTGAGTGCAGTCCAGTCAGGGAGGAGGTTCACGTATCAAGCCactcataaataaaaacaacaatggaCAATTATTGGCCTGGATTTTTAGGTGACTGCAGGCTTTTGTAAATACCCCGTGTACAGCTCCACCCGTAATCTCACTGTGCATTAGTAGAAGAGAAGCAACGCTGCAGCTGTGAATGCAGTCTCTTACAGGATGTCACTCATGTTCCATTTACCATTAACCTGATTGTACTGATGTCCATGTTGGCAGATTTGGCATTTCACAGAAACTGGAAACTAGTCCAGTTCTTTTCTTTAAATCTGGGACTGTTGCAATACTGTATTTTGATAATTTATGTCTTAAAGagccttttatttccttgtgcATATGGTTCTTGTATGTTTCATAAAAACCTGTCAAGACGGTCGGCGTCTGCTTTTCAGTTCCACGACACAGGATTTGTGGATTtgtataaatgttttgttttcgaTGGACGTTGCTGTGGGTGAAGATTTGAAGTTGATAGAATAAAAAATCTGTGTATTAAAATTAATCTTTCAGTAATtctgttttaaaaacaaaagtccAAAGTTGAATCACTGACAAATCACATGATTCATTATAGCACAAGAATATACATTATAGCACATGCACATCTGACACACAGTTATTGGCATCATGATGACCGAATCACTCACTATGCTTGTGTGTCCTTGATCAAGGCACTGAATTCCTGCCAGCTGAGCgttttacattttgacaagaGGAAAACCTGGGATCCCTGCAGACTCACTCGCATCCATAAAGGCTCAAACCAGAAGATGCAGAGAAGTGTTGAAATCTGCACATGATTAAACTGTATCCAGTGGTTCACTGTATAGTAAATGatcagaacaacacaaacattggACACAACAATAACTTAACAGAGACAAGTTGAGGCGTGGCTCTTCTAGCATTTAGTCAGATCAACAGCACTTGGGAGTCATATGAGGATCATGTTTCAGTCTTCCTTCTGCTCCAGTGAGAGCAGCAGTTTGCCACTGGGGGAGTCGTCCTGGGAGGCGGCTCCTCCTGGAGGCTCTGGCCGCTCAGTGTTAGAGGCAGGGGAGCTGACATCAGGAGGGGAGGACGCTGTAGAAGGGGAGCCAAATCCACTGGTGTCGTCCATCTCAATGACCTCAAAGTCTGCATCCTTACACTGATCAGCCTCagtgtccagctcctcctcctcctcctcttcattggCTCCCGAGTCCAGCAGCGCCTGCCGGTATTCGCTGTCATCTGCATCAGGTTTGCCCCTGATGCGAGGCTTTCTGCTTTGGCTGCTGGGGGCTGAGGCCAGCTTGTACATGACGGGGAAGAGAATGGAGGTGAAGGTGGCAGTGATGAGTGACAGGTACATTAGTAGAGGGTGATCATGGAACGGCCCCAGCAAAAAGCCTAAAAGAGCGGGCATCACCATCTCGCCCAGCGCTGCGCCAACGACAAATATGGAGGCCGTTCGGCCTGTCACTGTGGTGTACTGCTCCGCCCAAGCAATGCCGCTGGGGAAGATGGTGGCCATGGACGCCCCGTAGAGAGCAGTGCATATCCACAGAGCCACGCTCTCCCTGCTGAAGAGGCACAGAATCAGAGAGGAGACCGTGGAGCCCACAAGGCTCAGAAGAATCATGGTGCCTGGGTAGATAAAGTTTGCCAAGATGATGGCAAGACCCCGACAAGCAGCAAAAGTTCCCCAGAACACGGAGTTCAGCCCCGCTGCATGGGACTCGGACATGAGAGCATAGTTCTTGGCAAAGGTGAAGATGAAGGAGCCGTAAGCCACCTCGGCACCAACATACgcgaagaagaaaaaaaagagcaggaCCACAAGGGCCATGTGGTGCTTGGCCACCAGGGGCTTCCCTGACGATGCGTGAGCTTTGTCACTTGATGAGCTAACGCGATCgtagaggacaaagaagatgaGTGCGCTGACGAAGACAAACAAGCTGATCATGACGTAGGCCCACATGGAGTTGTGGGTGCTGATGGGGATGCTCCTCAGAatggtgtgactgtctgtgACTGTCACTGTCACAGCAGGAGCTGTGGCGTTGCTGTAGATGGGTCTCGTGCTGTTCTCTTCGTGTCCAAACAGCAGCTTGGCGATGATTGGCGCCACAAACGCGCCGGCTGCAAAACTGAAGTGCAGAGCCTGCAGGTGGGGGCCCGCCTGCTTGCCCCACGTGTTCAGTATGAGCACGTTCCCACCTGAcacaaaacaggacaaaagcagGTATTACTTATTTTTtgatccaaaacacacacaacctccttTAAAAAGGACTTCAAACTTGCTGAAAGCTAAAAAATATTATGTTTTACAAAAAGCCGTGTGACGGGCAGGGACTCGTGTTTAGGGCTGAGCAGTGATTTCCCTGGCGAAAAGAGAACGAGAAGGACCTGGAGCATTTCAGTGCAGAGGAGACTTTAGCTTTTGTCTGTCAtcgtgctgcaggaaacatctggtggaaaaacaaagctCCAAGGGGAGTCGTCTACAGTATCTCTGACCCTTTGTCTAAACATGGACATAATCCATCCATGATCCAGTGGAACCAGCAGAGAACACAACAAATGTTCCTCACCTGCACCTAGCCTCGCACCCTAACGGCGTCTGGGATAGACTCCGGGCACTGGAGGCTTTACAAGGATATGGTTGAGATGAGGAGGGAGCAACTGTGTGTATGTACGTTTTTGGTGTACAGAGAAGTAAACATGAGGAGGGAACAAGAGTCACACGAAAACAGCGGTACTGAAGAAATTTAGAAGGTAAAAAGTTCAACTGGGAATGAAAATGGCAGAAAAGAGTGAAGGCTGGTACTAACGGCACAGTTGAGCAACTCATCCTTTCTGGCTTCTATAAAAGGTGCACAGGTCAAAGGTTACTCCTCAAAGAAAGACTTAATCAATGGACACTTTTATTGGTGGTAATCACGATCATTAAAAGctgtcaaacataaaattcatgGGCCACAACAAACAACTAAACCTTGAGTCCCTCTACTAAAAGTACCTGGAACACATGATCCAGCTGAAATGGCAAAGTAGCCAGAAAACGTTTACCTGTATCTAGAATACCCATAGAGACGCCGATGCTGGACATGAAGACGGTGAGGAGCAGAGCGTGTTTGCAGAAAGGAATGGCACACATTCCAAAACCTGTGAGCAGCATCGAGAAACCTgcaaagacagaaaggaaggaaagtgtGAGGAGAACTGATCTGTGAATGTTCACCGTTTAGAAAACTTTAGAAAataagaagcaggaggagctgtggaaTCTCGCAGGTGGATGGGGTTCACAACCAACCTAACAGGACGTTTGGGTTCATGCAGTCGATGAGAAGTCCTCCTAAAAGGGATCCTCCCATGTATCCTGCAGAGCGGCCCACGAAGATGTAGGAGATGTTGCTGATGTTCTGTTTCACGTTCACCGCCAGGTCCTCCAGCGTGGGGCCAAGCACTGCGATGCTCATCCCCTAGGAAGCAACAGGGTGATtgtacacagcagcagcagcatcaacagcagcagcagcagcagcagcagcagcagcactagaACCAACTATGTCCGCACAGGCTCCTTCAGGACTGACCACATGTCAATCAACTGCTGACTGACAAACTGCCCGCATGTATCAGTTCTACAGAGGAGCAATGGAGCTTAAAGCTAAAAACCACTGGTCTGTAACATAGTTACACCTTAACTTATTTAACCTGTCTAGTTCAGCTTCTCCCCTGAAGGCCTGCGCAGACACGTTAGCTTAGCTTCATGCACTGGCGTAGCTACCAAGCCCAGGAACGATGCACAGAGCGCGAGGGAGACCATCCAGCGGCCGCACGCGCCGGATCCGGGTCTCCCGCCGCCGACCACTTCCACCCGTTCGTCGCATCCCGGCTTCGCCGTCCTCTTGGCCGCATTCAGCGCACTCTTCAGCCCCCGTCCGACGTCCTTCCGCTTGTCAAACAGGGTGTCCTCCTCCTGATCGTCGTTGTCGTCTTCGTCCTGCATGCTGGCGAATCGAACGTGCTTCTTTTTCCCAGCTGCGTCTTGTGCGATAGTCGCAGACATATCTGTCAGTGCGTGACTGACGTTACGGCCGCGCTGACAGAAGGACGCAGCAGCGGCCTTCTCCGGGGTCGCGGCCTCCTATGTGAAGGTTGCCCGTGATACCTTAAACTCGAAACGTTAAATGAGCTAAATCAGCCATCTTTAAAATAGGTGGATGGCCCACAGGATGACAGGCTGAGGCTGCGACCCGGACCCCCCCCCCGATGCCTTAGAGGCTGACGTAAGGCTGCTGGAGGTGTGCAAAGATCGTCTATTGTACACGGAGCTCACAAGTTGTGAAATCCACCCGGCAAATCACACGCAGATGCAATATCAATTAGATTTGCTATATTCGCAGTCTTCGTTGAGTATATCACGTAGTTTCCCAAATCCACAAATAATTAATTACAAACACATattaaaagtgaaagtgaaatctGCAGAGGCACAATGTTTATGTATACATTGAAATAACTTATgtctagttttttttaaataaaataacttaTTTGTGTAATTCACGTATAATATCATGTGGCTCATTCGgtgacatattaaaaaaaacacaaagacaacaaccCGTTCTGGGTTAAAAGACTAGATATCCGTGGAGTTGAACTTAATGACGTGTGTTTTTCAGAGTAAATCATAACACATGTTATAAACCAAGGGTTTAATCAAATTTCACTTTTAAATTCACAAAAGCTACGCATTAGAGGATATCTATATTTGGAACCAGGAACTTGCAGCGTAGTGAGGCCTCTTGGTTTTTGTCCGTCTCTTCAGTTACACGTCAAAAACTATAATATCCAGGAAgtacagtagtagcagtaaCTTTATCATTAACAGAAAATGGCGGCTTCTGTCCCTTGAACTTTGACTCATGTTCCCTATTTATAGttggagagctggcaacaggtcaaactcctgatacACAAAGAATATTTCCCATGTTGTTTTGCTTAGATGTCTTACCTGTTTTGTCCTTCCTGTTGCGGTTCACAGTATCAAAAGCAAAACATGGATCATAATATCACCAGCATCAGTTGCTAGGAAgatgtcattaaaaaaaaccctaagTGGTGCTGACTCTGTGCTATGCAGAGGGAGGATATAACTGGTTAAAACTAGGAGAAAACTGACCAGCCAAGGAGTTAAAAATCCAACACAGACGAGCAGGAGCAGATTTAACTGCTGCACAGGAAAAGGCAACTTCAAATAAAAGGGGGCATGTGGTCAGAAAATGTCCCCGTCAGTGTGTGGGACCAGCCACACATTGAACCAGAATAAAAGTCAATAATAGCTAAAGAGTGGTTTTTCACCAATTGTTTTTCAGAGCAACACACGTATATTAAAATCTTCAACAATGAGTACACAATCATAGTTGGGCATCAGCCAGAAAGTCAGAAAACTCCTTAACAAAATCCTTGTTATATTTGAGAGGTCGGTAGATGACAGCACACAGTACTGGGTCAGAGGGATCCACTTCAAATAAAGTCGCcttaaagtttttaaaaaagAGTCGCTGGTCCTACTCCATGGCCCGACGTCTGCGGGGAGTTAAAGAAAGAACATCCAGCCAGTAAAAGTTCAACAAGTGCACTGCACTCACTCAAGTACCGACCCGCGTCGACCCAGATGTCCTCGCTGTGGtggaaaaaataattttattggCTCTCACTTCAGTGTAAATGCAAATTTTTATTCCTTCTTCTAAAAAGGGCAACACTGTTTAGTCAAACAGTTGGTTGTGAAATAAG harbors:
- the mfsd4b gene encoding sodium-dependent glucose transporter 1 — protein: MSATIAQDAAGKKKHVRFASMQDEDDNDDQEEDTLFDKRKDVGRGLKSALNAAKRTAKPGCDERVEVVGGGRPGSGACGRWMVSLALCASFLGLGMSIAVLGPTLEDLAVNVKQNISNISYIFVGRSAGYMGGSLLGGLLIDCMNPNVLLGFSMLLTGFGMCAIPFCKHALLLTVFMSSIGVSMGILDTGGNVLILNTWGKQAGPHLQALHFSFAAGAFVAPIIAKLLFGHEENSTRPIYSNATAPAVTVTVTDSHTILRSIPISTHNSMWAYVMISLFVFVSALIFFVLYDRVSSSSDKAHASSGKPLVAKHHMALVVLLFFFFFAYVGAEVAYGSFIFTFAKNYALMSESHAAGLNSVFWGTFAACRGLAIILANFIYPGTMILLSLVGSTVSSLILCLFSRESVALWICTALYGASMATIFPSGIAWAEQYTTVTGRTASIFVVGAALGEMVMPALLGFLLGPFHDHPLLMYLSLITATFTSILFPVMYKLASAPSSQSRKPRIRGKPDADDSEYRQALLDSGANEEEEEEELDTEADQCKDADFEVIEMDDTSGFGSPSTASSPPDVSSPASNTERPEPPGGAASQDDSPSGKLLLSLEQKED